A portion of the Glycine max cultivar Williams 82 chromosome 10, Glycine_max_v4.0, whole genome shotgun sequence genome contains these proteins:
- the LOC100787354 gene encoding polyadenylation and cleavage factor homolog 4, which translates to MFSQNMILPPENPRPAGFASKPMGNEIAKPPPSILVGRFKALLKQRDDELRATSVPVPPPSTDEIVQIYELLLSELTCNLKPIITDLTIIAEQQREHAKGIADAICARILEVPVDQKLPSLYLLDSIVKNFGQEYIRYFSLRLPEVFCEAYRQVQPSLHSAMRHLFGTWSKVFPPSVLHKIEAELQFSQAVNTQSSTPNPVRASESSRPSHGIHVNPKYLRQLERSTVDSASKTHQFLSSSSRLGISSSSPLRIGVDRPLSASIDEYAVDNPGVDYGVAKALGRDVDLTEWQRKLYSGDGRNRFPTSFTYSLSNGHQRQSSRALIDAYGSDKSQETSSSKSLLVERLDRNGIDKVLSTSWQNTEEEEFDWENMSPTLIDHSRNNSLLPSTFGFSRERPGVAANATLSEQDTRKGWSSGSQLPPVDDSSAIAEDAFASSTFCRAPPGQVPGSQNQINHSLGSSQPHDAWKISHHPSNIFSNRGRARNLMIPPIDNIRNTDNNPYWVRPAVSRMEAHPSVLPAPFEMRPSVNVNVTRPPIINPLQKHVRSQFDAMNTSNPIANHVVNKSSFMPEQSFDSVENKDASILKIHQLPNQLSGVISSNQQNHGQAPQLQFFPSQDPSTSQFSHGSSSQGHGVSISTAMSNPLPVLPFPLPFQSISNNPLHLQGGAHPPLPPGRPPAPSQMIPHPNAGAFMPSQQPTVGYTNLISSLMSQGVISLANQLPAQDSVGTEFNPDILKIRHESAVNALYGDLPRQCTTCALRFKCQEEHSSHMDWHVTKNRMSKSRKQKPSRKWFVSDRMWLSGAEALGTESAPGFLPTETIEEMKDHEELAVPAEEDQNTCALCGEPFDEFYSDEMEEWMYRGAVYLNAPLGITAGMDRSQLGPIIHAKCRSESNMATSEDLGLDEKGADEEGSQRKRMRS; encoded by the exons atgttttcacAAAACATGATTCTCCCTCCCGAAAACCCTAGACCCGCGGGGTTCGCTTCCAAACCCATGGGCAATGAGATCGCGAAGCCTCCGCCGTCGATTCTCGTTGGCCGCTTCAAGGCTCTCCTCAAGCAGCGCGACGATGAACTCCGAGCCACATCCGTCCCCGTCCCGCCGCCGTCCACCGACGAAATCGTCCAGATTTACGAACTCCTGCTGTCGGAACTCACGTGCAATTTGAAACCCATCATCACCGATCTCACAATTATCGCCGAACAGCAGAGGGAGCACGCCAAAGGTATCGCTGACGCAATCTGCGCTCGGATTCTCGAG GTTCCAGTAGATCAAAAGCTTCCTTCACTCTATCTGTTGGACAGTATTGTGAAGAATTTTGGGCAGGAATACATTAGATACTTCTCTTTACGTCTTCCTGAA GTTTTCTGTGAGGCATACAGGCAGGTTCAGCCTAGTTTGCATTCTGCAATGCGCCATCTTTTTGGTACTTGGTCAAAAGTCTTTCCACCTTCAGTCCTGCACAAGATTGAAGCTGAGTTGCAATTTTCTCAAGCAGTTAATACTCAATCATCCACCCCGAATCCTGTCAGGGCTTCTGAATCATCTCGACCAAGTCATGGCATACATGTTAATCCAAAATACTTGCGGCAGTTGGAGCGCTCTACTGTGGATAGT GCTAGTAAGACACATCAATTTTTATCAAGCAGTAGCAGGCTTGGAATATCCTCGTCGTCCCCTTTAAGAATTGGAGTTGATAGGCCTTTGTCTGCATCTATAGATGAATATGCAGTGGACAATCCTGGTGTTGATTATGGAGTAGCCAAAGCATTAGGTAGAGATGTGGATTTGACTGAATGGCAGCGAAAGCTGTATTCTGGTGATGGTCGTAATCGATTTCCAACTTCTTTTACGTACAGCCTTAGTAATGGACATCAGCGTCAAAGTTCAAGAGCTTTAATTGATGCATATGGCAGTGACAAAAGTCAAGAAACTTCAAGCAGTAAGTCTTTGTTAGTTGAACGTCTGGATAGAAATGGTATAGACAAAGTGTTATCAACATCATGGCAGAATACTGAAGAGGAGGAGTTTGACTGGGAAAATATGAGTCCGACCTTAATAGACCATAGTAGGAATAACAGTTTATTGCCTTCAACTTTTGGTTTCTCTAGGGAAAGGCCTGGCGTTGCAGCTAATGCAACTTTGTCAGAGCAAGATACTAGGAAGGGGTGGTCTAGTGGATCTCAGCTTCCTCCAGTAGATGATTCTTCTGCCATAGCAGAAGATGCATTTGCCTCTTCAACT TTTTGTCGTGCACCCCCAGGTCAGGTACCTGGATcccaaaatcaaatcaatcataGCCTGGGCTCCTCTCAACCTCATGATGCTTGGAAGATTTCTCATCATCCGTCTAACATTTTTAGTAATAGGGGGCGGGCAAGGAATCTTATGATCCCTCCAATTGACAACATTCGCAATACAGATAATAACCCATATTGGGTTCGACCTGCAGTGTCGAGGATGGAAGCTCACCCATCAGTTTTGCCAGCACCTTTTGAAATGAGGCCTTCTGTAAATGTGAATGTCACTCGGCCACCCATCATAAATCCGTTGCAAAAACATGTTAGGAGTCAGTTTGATGCCATGAATACTAGTAATCCTATTGCGAACCatgttgtaaataaatcttcatTTATGCCAGAACAGTCATTTGACAGTGTTGAGAACAAGGATGCAAGTATTTTAAAGATACATCAGTTGCCTAATCAGCTTTCTGGAGTAATTTCGTCCAACCAGCAAAATCATGGGCAGGCACCACAACTACAGTTTTTTCCTTCTCAGGATCCATCAACCTCACAATTTAGTCATGGGAGTTCATCGCAGGGACATGGTGTTTCTATAAGTACAGCCATGTCAAATCCATTACCAGTTCTACCATTCCCTTTACCATTTCAAAGTATTTCAAATAACCCTTTACATTTACAGGGTGGAGCCCATCCACCTTTACCTCCTGGTCGCCCTCCTGCTCCATCTCAAATGATACCCCATCCAAATGCTGGTGCATTTATGCCAAGCCAACAGCCAACTGTTGGATATACTAATTTAATTAGTTCTCTAATGTCTCAAGGCGTGATCTCATTGGCTAACCAGCTGCCTGCACAG gattcTGTTGGAACTGAGTTTAATCCAGATATTCTGAAGATTCGTCATGAGTCTGCAGTCAATGCCTTATATGGTGATCTCCCTAGACAATGCACAACTTGTGCGCTCCGATTCAAATGCCAAGAGGAACACAGTAGTCATATGGATTGGCATGTGACTAAGAATCGGATGTCTAAAAGCCGTAAGCAGAAACCCTCTCGTAAGTGGTTTGTTAGTGACCGGATGTGGCTCAGTGGTGCAGAGGCATTGGGAACAGAATCAGCTCCAGGTTTTTTGCCTACCGAAACCATAGAAGAAATGAAAGATCATGAGGAGTTGGCAGTGCCGGCAGAAGAAGACCAGAATACATGTGCATTATGCGGAGAGCCTTTTGATGAGTTTTACAGTGATGAAATGGAGGAATGGATGTATAGAGGAGCTGTATACCTCAATGCACCTTTAGGAATAACAGCAGGCATGGATAGGTCACAGTTAGGCCCCATAATTCATGCTAAATGCAGATCAGAATCTAATATGGCCACCTCTGAAGATCTTGGGCTGGATGAAAAG GGTGCCGATGAAGAGGGTTCCCAAAGGAAACGAATGCGGAGTTGA